One genomic region from Vibrio cyclitrophicus encodes:
- the cpxA gene encoding envelope stress sensor histidine kinase CpxA: MRIPKITSLYGRIFAIFWFTMLLVLLSVLSLPHLDPRVARDVPVEHLKKLERIAKSTEKRFAKEDNLGKIVFQLEGPTRSRKDTRPRMYLTDLEGSVLTTKKHSDYKVKAIRNFVTTIDNPEVPKQKLYGHYMVAGPIPVSLAGEDLMMYIGVKWDQPPPFLLRLFDKPLQLLLAVMLASTPLLLWLAWALSQPARRLELAAQRVAKGQFEVDPQLEKGTSEFRQAGESFNQMVEAVNQMISGQQRLLSDISHELRSPLTRLRMANALAIRKQGDSQELERIDTEAQRLEQMISELLTLSRMQVDSHITREVQPLSSLWEEILKDAEFEAEQMGKQMRFSKIPNRSISGNPKLLMSALDNITRNAIYYGRDQVDVQFSVQQDQLTICVNDNGEGVPDDELDSIFRPFYRVSTARDRNSGGTGLGLTITESAIRQHSGSITASRSKLGGLQLEITLPILPA, from the coding sequence ATGCGTATACCTAAAATCACCAGCTTATATGGACGTATCTTTGCTATCTTTTGGTTCACCATGTTACTGGTGCTTTTGTCGGTGCTATCACTGCCACACTTAGATCCTCGAGTTGCTCGCGATGTACCGGTCGAGCACCTCAAGAAATTAGAACGCATTGCGAAAAGTACAGAGAAGCGATTCGCCAAAGAAGACAACTTAGGCAAGATTGTCTTCCAACTGGAAGGCCCAACCCGCAGCAGAAAAGACACACGCCCTCGGATGTATTTGACTGACCTTGAAGGCTCAGTACTAACGACTAAAAAGCATTCAGATTACAAAGTGAAAGCAATTCGCAATTTCGTGACTACGATTGATAACCCTGAAGTGCCAAAACAAAAGCTGTATGGGCATTACATGGTGGCAGGCCCAATCCCAGTTTCACTCGCCGGTGAAGACCTGATGATGTACATCGGAGTTAAATGGGATCAGCCACCACCATTTTTACTGCGACTGTTTGATAAACCATTACAGTTATTACTTGCCGTGATGCTGGCGAGTACCCCGCTGCTGCTTTGGTTAGCTTGGGCGCTAAGTCAACCAGCACGAAGGCTAGAACTTGCTGCACAACGCGTTGCTAAAGGTCAATTTGAGGTTGACCCTCAACTGGAAAAAGGCACATCAGAATTCAGACAAGCCGGTGAGAGCTTTAACCAGATGGTCGAAGCAGTAAACCAGATGATTTCAGGGCAGCAACGTTTATTGTCTGATATATCTCATGAATTACGTTCTCCACTCACTCGATTACGCATGGCGAATGCACTCGCCATTCGTAAGCAAGGCGACAGCCAAGAGCTAGAGCGTATCGATACTGAAGCGCAGCGTTTAGAACAGATGATCAGTGAACTTTTAACTTTGTCTCGTATGCAGGTCGATAGTCACATCACACGTGAAGTGCAACCCTTATCGAGCCTGTGGGAAGAGATCCTAAAAGACGCAGAGTTTGAAGCAGAGCAAATGGGCAAGCAGATGAGGTTTTCAAAAATTCCTAATCGTTCTATCTCGGGTAATCCGAAGTTATTGATGAGCGCGCTCGACAATATTACTCGCAATGCCATTTACTATGGTAGAGACCAAGTTGATGTTCAATTTAGTGTTCAACAAGACCAACTGACGATTTGCGTAAATGACAACGGTGAAGGCGTTCCTGATGACGAATTAGATTCAATTTTCCGACCTTTCTATCGTGTTTCAACGGCAAGAGATCGAAACTCAGGCGGAACAGGATTGGGGTTAACTATTACAGAAAGTGCGATTCGTCAACACAGTGGTTCGATCACAGCAAGCCGCAGTAAACTAGGTGGATTACAACTAGAGATCACTCTGCCAATCCTACCAGCGTAA
- a CDS encoding anaerobic C4-dicarboxylate transporter, producing MIAVELFVVLLFIFLGARIGGIGIGFAGGAGVIALSLILGVPTSQSFIPIDVILIIMSVITAIAAMQVAGGMDWLVQIAENFLRKHPERITFYAPIVTFVMTLMAGTGHTAFSTLPVIAEVAKGQGVRPSRPLSIAVVASQIAITASPISAAVVAFAAMLAPFGVDYLTLLMVCIPTTFIACMVGAVVANYMGSELKDDPVYQERLEKGLIKLATEEKREILPTAKRATYIFLAAIGFVVCYAAAISSSVGLIENPALGRNEAIMSVMLAAAAAIVMFTKIDAAKISSAPTFRSGMTACVCVLGVAWLGSTFVNAHVAEIKDVAGALLADYPWMLALVLFFASMLLYSQGATTVALMPAALAIGVAPLTAVASFAAVSALFVLPTYPTLLAAVEMDDTGSTRIGKYVFNHPFFIPGVATISTAVALGFAFGGLFI from the coding sequence ATGATTGCAGTAGAACTATTTGTCGTCCTACTCTTTATCTTTTTGGGGGCTAGAATTGGCGGTATCGGTATCGGTTTTGCCGGTGGTGCTGGTGTTATTGCCCTTTCACTTATTCTTGGTGTTCCAACAAGCCAATCTTTCATTCCGATCGATGTCATCTTGATCATCATGTCGGTAATCACTGCAATTGCTGCGATGCAAGTTGCCGGTGGTATGGATTGGTTAGTACAAATTGCAGAAAACTTTTTACGTAAACATCCTGAACGCATTACCTTCTATGCGCCTATCGTTACTTTTGTAATGACATTAATGGCAGGTACAGGTCACACAGCATTCTCTACACTGCCTGTTATCGCTGAAGTAGCGAAGGGCCAAGGTGTTCGTCCTTCTCGTCCTCTTTCTATTGCAGTTGTGGCATCTCAAATTGCTATCACAGCTTCGCCAATTTCGGCAGCAGTTGTGGCTTTCGCTGCGATGCTTGCACCATTTGGTGTTGATTACCTAACGCTACTCATGGTTTGTATCCCAACAACCTTCATCGCTTGTATGGTTGGTGCGGTTGTTGCTAACTACATGGGTAGCGAACTGAAAGACGATCCAGTTTACCAAGAGCGTCTTGAGAAAGGTCTAATCAAGCTAGCAACTGAAGAGAAACGCGAAATTCTACCAACGGCAAAGAGAGCGACTTACATCTTTCTAGCAGCGATTGGTTTTGTGGTTTGCTACGCAGCGGCTATCTCTAGCTCTGTCGGCCTAATTGAAAACCCAGCTCTAGGCCGTAACGAAGCGATCATGTCTGTGATGCTGGCAGCAGCAGCGGCAATTGTTATGTTCACTAAAATTGATGCTGCGAAGATTTCTTCTGCACCAACATTCCGCTCAGGTATGACAGCATGTGTATGTGTACTGGGTGTGGCCTGGTTAGGTTCAACGTTTGTAAACGCACACGTTGCTGAGATCAAAGACGTAGCAGGCGCTCTATTGGCTGACTACCCGTGGATGCTAGCGCTTGTTCTGTTCTTCGCTTCTATGCTGCTTTATTCTCAAGGTGCAACAACGGTTGCACTGATGCCTGCCGCTCTGGCGATTGGCGTGGCACCATTAACAGCTGTCGCTTCTTTTGCTGCAGTAAGTGCGTTGTTCGTACTTCCAACTTACCCAACGCTACTGGCAGCAGTTGAGATGGACGACACAGGTTCAACGCGTATTGGTAAGTATGTATTTAACCACCCATTCTTCATTCCTGGTGTGGCAACAATCAGTACTGCGGTAGCACTCGGCTTCGCATTCGGCGGTCTGTTTATCTAA
- a CDS encoding tRNA (cytidine(34)-2'-O)-methyltransferase, which yields MFDIALYEPEIAPNTGNIIRLSANCGANLHLIEPLGFDFEEKKVRRAGLDYHDLARVKRHKNLEAFLEYLENEREGDFRIFACTTKTTGHHVDAKFQQGDVLMFGPETRGLPAELIESMPMEQRIRIPMMPDARSLNLSNAVAIIAFEAWRQMGFEGAV from the coding sequence ATGTTTGATATCGCTCTATACGAACCAGAAATTGCACCCAATACGGGTAACATCATCCGCCTATCTGCTAACTGTGGCGCGAACCTACACCTAATTGAACCGCTTGGTTTTGACTTTGAAGAGAAGAAAGTACGCCGTGCCGGTTTGGACTACCACGACCTAGCGCGAGTAAAACGCCACAAGAATCTAGAAGCCTTTCTTGAGTACTTAGAGAATGAACGTGAAGGTGACTTCCGTATCTTCGCATGTACCACAAAAACCACAGGCCACCACGTTGATGCTAAATTCCAACAAGGTGATGTATTGATGTTTGGCCCTGAGACACGCGGCCTACCTGCTGAGCTCATCGAAAGCATGCCAATGGAACAACGCATTCGTATTCCAATGATGCCAGATGCGCGCAGCCTAAACCTATCTAATGCTGTGGCAATCATTGCTTTTGAAGCATGGCGTCAAATGGGTTTCGAAGGCGCGGTATAA
- a CDS encoding FxsA family protein, with translation MFPILLLLFIFVPIIEIGLFIQVGGFLGLWPTIALVLITAFVGASLVRSQGIQTLMSVQGRLQQGEMPAQQILEGVMLAVAGVLLLTPGFMTDALGMLVLLPAPRAMIAKKMMEKMVVTNMSGGFQAGGQGGFGQSPFGQDPFNRDPSDQSKDGNTFEGEFEKKDDDNDRNRLN, from the coding sequence GTGTTTCCTATCTTATTATTACTATTTATCTTCGTACCGATCATTGAGATTGGACTATTTATTCAAGTTGGTGGCTTCTTAGGGTTGTGGCCAACGATTGCGTTGGTTCTGATCACTGCATTTGTCGGTGCATCACTTGTTCGTAGCCAAGGCATTCAAACATTAATGTCTGTTCAAGGCCGATTACAACAAGGCGAAATGCCAGCTCAACAGATTCTTGAAGGCGTGATGCTTGCGGTTGCAGGCGTATTGCTGCTGACTCCGGGCTTTATGACGGATGCACTTGGTATGTTGGTATTACTGCCTGCACCAAGAGCGATGATTGCTAAGAAAATGATGGAAAAAATGGTGGTTACCAATATGTCTGGTGGTTTCCAAGCAGGTGGACAAGGTGGTTTTGGGCAGAGCCCATTTGGACAAGACCCATTCAATCGAGATCCATCTGATCAATCAAAAGACGGCAACACCTTTGAGGGTGAGTTTGAAAAGAAAGACGACGACAACGATCGTAACCGACTAAACTAA
- a CDS encoding superoxide dismutase, with protein MSHSFPDLPYAYDALEPYIDAKTMEVHYSKHHRTYYDKFITAVSGSELEHQSLTEIFANISQHSPAVRNNGGGYYNHILYWNCMSQDGGGEPTGELGEAIKSTFGDFKTFQDQFAQAAINTFGSGFAWLVVEKGQLNIVSTSNQDNPWMDTIASNGEPVLALDVWEHAYYISYQNRRPDYINAWWNVVNWNAVSENYAQALANQA; from the coding sequence ATGTCACACTCTTTCCCAGATCTACCCTACGCTTACGATGCCCTAGAACCTTACATTGATGCAAAAACAATGGAAGTGCATTACAGCAAACACCATCGAACCTATTACGATAAGTTTATTACTGCGGTTTCTGGTAGCGAGCTTGAGCACCAGTCTCTCACCGAGATTTTCGCTAACATCTCTCAGCACAGTCCAGCCGTTCGTAACAATGGTGGCGGTTACTACAATCACATCTTGTATTGGAACTGCATGTCGCAAGACGGTGGGGGTGAACCTACGGGCGAACTAGGTGAAGCGATCAAAAGTACATTCGGAGATTTCAAAACCTTCCAAGACCAGTTTGCTCAAGCGGCAATCAATACCTTTGGTTCAGGCTTTGCTTGGTTGGTGGTGGAAAAAGGACAGCTGAACATCGTCTCGACCTCGAATCAAGACAACCCATGGATGGATACCATTGCCAGTAACGGAGAACCGGTTCTTGCGCTCGACGTTTGGGAGCACGCCTACTACATCAGCTACCAAAACCGTCGCCCTGATTACATCAATGCATGGTGGAACGTGGTGAATTGGAATGCGGTATCTGAAAACTACGCACAAGCACTAGCGAACCAAGCTTAA
- the aspA gene encoding aspartate ammonia-lyase, giving the protein MATLSEAQVDAPQATRLEEDLLGQRHVPADAYYGIHTLRAVENFNISNVTISDVPEFVRGMVMTKKAAALANKELGVIPSEVAKYIIQACDLILDTGKCMDQFPSDVFQGGAGTSVNMNANEVVANVALELMGKEKGQYEFINPNDHVNRSQSTNCAYPTGFRISVYNSVLKLIDAIEYLKGAFELKSQEFNTILKMGRTQLQDAVPMTVGQEFHAWAVTINEEIKNLEYTSKLLLEVNLGATAIGTGLNAAPGYQGLAVKHLAEVTGLECVPAEDLIEATSDCGAYVMTHGALKRLAVKLSKICNDLRLLSSGPRTGFNELNLPELQAGSSIMPAKVNPVVPEVVNQVCFKVLGNDNTVSFAAEGGQLQLNVMEPVIAQSMFESLDILTNACVNLRDKCVDGITVNKEVCESHVFNSIGIVTYLNPYIGHHEGDIVGKICAETGKSVRDVVLERGLLTEEELDDIFSVENLMHPQYKAKRYE; this is encoded by the coding sequence ATGGCTACTCTATCAGAAGCTCAAGTTGATGCTCCTCAAGCTACTCGTCTCGAAGAAGATCTTTTAGGTCAACGTCATGTTCCAGCTGATGCTTACTACGGCATCCACACCCTACGCGCAGTTGAAAACTTCAACATCTCAAATGTAACGATCTCAGATGTACCTGAATTCGTTCGCGGTATGGTGATGACTAAAAAAGCTGCGGCTTTAGCAAACAAAGAGTTAGGTGTAATTCCAAGCGAAGTGGCTAAATACATCATTCAAGCTTGTGACCTAATTCTAGATACTGGCAAGTGTATGGATCAATTCCCATCGGATGTATTCCAAGGTGGTGCAGGTACTTCTGTAAACATGAACGCAAACGAAGTGGTTGCGAACGTGGCACTTGAACTTATGGGCAAAGAAAAAGGTCAATACGAGTTCATCAACCCAAATGACCATGTAAACCGCAGCCAATCGACAAACTGCGCCTACCCAACGGGCTTCCGTATCTCTGTTTACAACAGCGTACTGAAACTGATCGATGCGATTGAATACCTAAAAGGTGCATTCGAACTTAAGAGCCAAGAATTCAACACCATCCTGAAAATGGGTCGTACTCAACTTCAGGATGCAGTTCCAATGACGGTTGGCCAAGAGTTCCACGCTTGGGCGGTAACCATCAATGAAGAAATCAAAAACCTAGAATACACTTCAAAACTACTGCTTGAAGTTAACCTAGGCGCAACAGCTATCGGTACTGGTCTGAACGCAGCACCGGGTTACCAAGGTCTAGCAGTTAAACACCTAGCTGAAGTAACTGGCCTAGAATGTGTTCCTGCGGAAGACCTAATCGAAGCAACATCTGACTGTGGTGCCTACGTAATGACGCACGGCGCACTTAAACGCTTAGCGGTTAAGCTGTCTAAAATTTGTAACGATTTGCGTCTGCTTTCTTCAGGTCCACGCACTGGTTTCAACGAGCTAAACCTACCGGAACTGCAAGCGGGTTCTTCAATCATGCCTGCTAAAGTAAACCCAGTTGTACCTGAAGTAGTGAACCAAGTTTGCTTTAAAGTTCTAGGTAACGACAACACGGTTTCTTTCGCTGCAGAAGGCGGTCAACTTCAACTGAACGTAATGGAACCCGTTATTGCACAAAGCATGTTTGAGTCTCTAGACATTCTAACTAATGCATGTGTGAACCTACGCGACAAGTGTGTAGACGGCATTACGGTCAACAAAGAAGTGTGTGAATCTCACGTATTTAACTCTATCGGTATCGTGACTTACCTAAACCCATACATTGGCCACCACGAAGGTGACATCGTTGGTAAGATCTGTGCTGAGACAGGTAAGAGCGTTCGTGACGTGGTTCTAGAGCGTGGTTTATTAACCGAAGAAGAACTTGATGACATTTTCTCTGTTGAAAATTTGATGCATCCTCAGTATAAAGCAAAACGCTACGAGTAA